A window from Bradysia coprophila strain Holo2 chromosome X unlocalized genomic scaffold, BU_Bcop_v1 contig_20, whole genome shotgun sequence encodes these proteins:
- the LOC119068990 gene encoding nucleoporin Nup35 isoform X1 — MEPMTLSPLAGSPVNQPSHQMSGNINFLPAFLMGESTTPVTNPMSPNNARNLAFGQQQQQHHYQQQSHHPRDVTQSPNDLNRSILHQKSLFGFQSPPPSNVNNGPPTKGLFDALQEEKNFIEHSPFNHSQLNRSNRPATSASFNQSYQYNPNQSINDSYLNQSEFHTSHIMSPPQSYDFRHSMANSSNMISSRQSSFWITVFGFPQSATSMILSHFAQCGTIVEKVFAPQCGNWIHLKYSSRLECDKAINYNERIIGTGFMIGVVYCKDESIVDKENIEKNSSLPVNRVRPLAHVAYKNAQTPTEVAASPTAPKKSSGIINNVMESIFGW, encoded by the exons ATGGAGCCAATGACACTGAGTCCATTAGCTGGAAGTCCAGTTAATCAGCCATCACATCAAATGTctggaaatataaattttcttccCGCATTCCTAATGGGAGAATCAACAACGCCTGTAACAAATCCAATGTCTCCCAATAACGCGCGAAATTTGGCattcg gacaacagcaacaacaacatcatTATCAACAACAGTCACATCATCCACGGGATGTCACCCAATCGCCAAACGATTTAAACAGATCGATTTTACACCAAAAGTCACTGTTCGGATTTCAGTCACCGCCGCCATCGAATGTTAACAATGGTCCACCGACAAAG GGCTTATTCGACGCCCTACAAGAAGAGAAAAACTTCATTGAACATTCGCCATTCAACCACAGCCAATTGAATCGCTCGAATCGGCCAGCGACTAGTGCCAGTTTCAATCAATCATATCAATACAATCCGAATCAATCGATCAACGATTCGTATCTGAACCAGAGCGAATTCCATACATCTCACATTATGTCACCGCCACAATCGTACGATTTTCGTCACAGCATGGCCAATTCATCCAATATGATCTCATCGCGGCAATCAAGTTTCTGGATCACCGTTTTCGGATTCCCGCAATCGGCCACATCGATGATTCTATCGCATTTCGCTCAATGTGGTACGATTGTGGAAAAGGTTTTTGCACCGCAATGCGGCAATTGGATCCACTTGAAATACTCGTCGCGATTGGAATGCGACAAGGCGATCAACTATAACGAACGAATTATCGGTACCGGTTTCATGATCGGTGTGGTATACTGCAAAGACGAGTCAATTGTCGATAAGGAAAACATCGAGAAAAATAG CAGTCTACCGGTGAATCGTGTTCGGCCATTAGCTCACGTCGCGTACAAGAATGCTCAAACACCAACCGAAGTTGCGGCTAGTCCAACGGCACCGAAAAAAAGTTCCGGTATCATCAACAATGTTATGGAATCGATATTTGGATGGTAA
- the LOC119068990 gene encoding nucleoporin Nup35 isoform X2 → MEPMTLSPLAGSPVNQPSHQMSGNINFLPAFLMGESTTPVTNPMSPNNARNLAFGQQQQQHHYQQQSHHPRDVTQSPNDLNRSILHQKSLFGFQSPPPSNVNNGPPTKGLFDALQEEKNFIEHSPFNHSQLNRSNRPATSASFNQSYQYNPNQSINDSYLNQSEFHTSHIMSPPQSYDFRHSMANSSNMISSRQSSFWITVFGFPQSATSMILSHFAQCGTIVEKVFAPQCGNWIHLKYSSRLECDKAINYNERIIGTGFMIGVVYCKDESIVDKENIEKNSLPVNRVRPLAHVAYKNAQTPTEVAASPTAPKKSSGIINNVMESIFGW, encoded by the exons ATGGAGCCAATGACACTGAGTCCATTAGCTGGAAGTCCAGTTAATCAGCCATCACATCAAATGTctggaaatataaattttcttccCGCATTCCTAATGGGAGAATCAACAACGCCTGTAACAAATCCAATGTCTCCCAATAACGCGCGAAATTTGGCattcg gacaacagcaacaacaacatcatTATCAACAACAGTCACATCATCCACGGGATGTCACCCAATCGCCAAACGATTTAAACAGATCGATTTTACACCAAAAGTCACTGTTCGGATTTCAGTCACCGCCGCCATCGAATGTTAACAATGGTCCACCGACAAAG GGCTTATTCGACGCCCTACAAGAAGAGAAAAACTTCATTGAACATTCGCCATTCAACCACAGCCAATTGAATCGCTCGAATCGGCCAGCGACTAGTGCCAGTTTCAATCAATCATATCAATACAATCCGAATCAATCGATCAACGATTCGTATCTGAACCAGAGCGAATTCCATACATCTCACATTATGTCACCGCCACAATCGTACGATTTTCGTCACAGCATGGCCAATTCATCCAATATGATCTCATCGCGGCAATCAAGTTTCTGGATCACCGTTTTCGGATTCCCGCAATCGGCCACATCGATGATTCTATCGCATTTCGCTCAATGTGGTACGATTGTGGAAAAGGTTTTTGCACCGCAATGCGGCAATTGGATCCACTTGAAATACTCGTCGCGATTGGAATGCGACAAGGCGATCAACTATAACGAACGAATTATCGGTACCGGTTTCATGATCGGTGTGGTATACTGCAAAGACGAGTCAATTGTCGATAAGGAAAACATCGAGAAAAATAG TCTACCGGTGAATCGTGTTCGGCCATTAGCTCACGTCGCGTACAAGAATGCTCAAACACCAACCGAAGTTGCGGCTAGTCCAACGGCACCGAAAAAAAGTTCCGGTATCATCAACAATGTTATGGAATCGATATTTGGATGGTAA
- the LOC119068970 gene encoding claspin, translating into MEDTALNEIASNDSDEDIDFTARKKHGKQALRIDETDSEDEVVDTPPEDPVETNGFGSNSDENSDESKESSDDDDRNATTTPRKKKRTKKKSDEREIADNEHKSKISALCDGESSSDESDRHVPETVTTKKTDRAPQRMSAKQAEEQMKLIQSESQRLARQCHLSVPYHKPKQHSLKDFLNRRTINRPVPMALTKKAAATIKMSQEELEQYAKSLEDRNKESQEFYRSESDDTNNDDDNETKSKSDEQTGSEETLVDLAVVAKDAAEPMEATCNDAESTQIDSVSEKPNDVEVAQPIDTVKDVIDLTKILNGAADLCNVEMESPKRHPAGVSSEDVIVTAANAVDSQETEAKSNEPIEIDYNFGETERNEAKTLKDILPFYSNIKPCLKGPVNGVINLDDDVSPTKTGGDELMARFIKHVVLKPNRPAKEISILSAENGVIELNNVKIESDEANCIYSKPRKDVFKLKQELSLRIAAKRKEELQKKQMPTIKIPLEDSDSDCEIQADKGKEIENSVGNNKLNSDEEIEKENIGGNGDEEEAEDIEMNNGNDSNSASDDNDGSDEEDDEAAEDEAAEDEEIQSVSDGCELVQKTKPRKRIILMDNSDDDDETGQQEDSIKSADLNTTSISLDLGLDENQFAPEDPVDKTMSQISKNQSRADQMIDSCGKIIPFGDSEQNETDNNLSTLFTQTADSMSVTELLDLCSGSFVTQATNGNFVETVPDPSFGTQANNFSENEFSDDEIGLPKRSKQRKKINISDDEEQDNEDTNIRENDDASEDDDNHESNAETDNLSEDEEAVEKIVEYDSEENEIEVPVVQKKKISDFFENEAELSESEWGSADEDERNLDKFEMELGDEDEFDQNQLMSELDRIHRRRMLDQDAREVKIIKDTHFEDEEESGLGRQRQYRWKHMENSLNLDENQRNGDVDGNENAKSDDETEETWRRMRHERNNILQETKAQNETINDSKLVLTTKTKKRISIVKTTANLNTSATKDLSFLISKMKEEQTHRSSLLIRDEQTLANLAKMSTEDGGIPSVNTNSKNFLFNVISTDDDKPLGKRKLDDDGTDGDSKNRKTTKKMKKSTLSVLDKLM; encoded by the exons ATGGAAGACACTGCCCTAAACGAAATAGCTTCAAATGATTCCGATGAAGATATTGATTTCACTGCTAGAAAGAAACATGGAAAACAGGCACTGCGAATTGACGAGACAGACTCCGAAGATGAAGTGGTAGATACACCTCCGGAAGATCCTGTTGAAACAAATGGATTTGGAAGCAACTCTGACGAAAACAGCGATGAATCGAAAGAATCTAGTGATGATGATGACAGAAACGCTACGACCACTCCAcgtaaaaagaaaagaacaaaGAAGAAATCTGACGAACGGGAGATCGCCGACAATGAG CATAAATCAAAGATCAGTGCATTGTGTGATGGAGAATCGTCATCAGATGAAAGCGACAGGCATGTCCCTGAAACCGTGACTACAAAGAAAACCGATCGAGCTCCACAGCGG ATGTCGGCGAAGCAAGCTGAAGAACAGATGAAATTGATTCAGAGCGAATCTCAACGATTAGCCAGACAGTGTCATCTGAG CGTTCCGTACCATAAGCCGAAACAACATTCGCTAAAGGATTTTCTAAACCGACGAACTATTAACCGACCAGTTCCGATGGCTCTGACAAAAAAGGCAGCTGCAACCATAAAGATGTCGCAAGAAGAATTGGAGCAATATGC AAAATCCCTTGAAGACAGAAACAAGGAGTCGCAAGAGTTTTACCGCAGTGAAAGTGACGATACAAACAACGACGATGACaacgaaacaaaatcgaaaagtgatgAACAAACGGGGAGTGAGGAGACTTTGGTTGACTTGGCTGTTGTGGCTAAAGACGCTGCGGAGCCTATGGAAGCTACATGTAACGATGCAGAATCGACACAAATTGATAGCGTTTCAGAGAAACCAAACGATGTAGAAGTCGCCCAACCAATTGACACTGTAAAAGATGTTATTGATTTGACAAAGATTTTGAATGGTGCTGCCGATTTGTGCAATGTTGAAATGGAAAGCCCGAAAC GACACCCTGCTGGCGTTTCAAGCGAAGATGTCATCGTGACTGCTGCTAATGCAGTGGATAGTCAAGAAACCGAGGCCAAGTCAAACGAACCCATCGAAATTGACTACAATTTCGGGGAAACCGAAAGAAACGAAGCCAAAACGTTGAAGGATATACTTCCATTTTACAGTAATATTAAACCTTGTCTGAAGGGACCGGTTAACGGTGTCATTAATCTGGATGATGATGTAAGTCCAACGAAAACTGGTGGTGACGAGTTGATGGCAAGATTTATAAAACACGTTGTCTTGAAGCCGAACCGTCCAGCTAAGGAAATTAG CATTTTGAGCGCCGAAAACGGTGTGATTGAACTGAATAACGTAAAAATAGAGTCGGATGAGGCAAATTGCATTTATTCGAAGCCACGGAAGGATGTGTTCAAATTGAAACAGGAATTGAGTCTACGAATTGCAGCGAAACGAAAAGAAGAATTGCAGAAGAAGCAGATGCCGACGATAAAAATTCCATTGGAGGACAGTGACAGTGACTGTGAAATTCAGGCCGACAAAGGAAAGGAGATCGAAAATTCAGTTggcaataataaattaaactcCGACGAGGAAATTGAGAAAGAGAATATTGGTGGAAATGGTGATGAGGAGGAGGCGGAAGACATTGAAATGAATAATGGAAATGATAGCAACTCTGCATCCGACGACAATGACGGATCCGATGAAGAAGATGACGAAGCTGCTGAAGATGAAGCGGCCGAAGACGAAGAAATTCAATCTGTATCGGATGGATGCGAACTGGTCCAAAAAACGAAACCAAGAAAGCGAATAATTTTGATGGACAACTCCGATGACGACGATGAAACAGGACAGCAAGAAGATTCGATAAAATCGGCTGATTTGAATACAACATCAATCAGCCTGGACCTTGGCCTAGACGAAAACCAATTTGCACCTGAAGATCCCGTTGACAAGACAATGTCTCAAATAAGCAAAAATCAAAGTCGCGCCGATCAAATGATTGATTCATGCGGCAAAATCATTCCCTTCGGTGATAGTGAACAAAATGAAACCGACAACAATTTATCCACATTGTTTACGCAAACCGCTGACAGTATGTCTGTAACGGAGCTGCTGGATCTATGCTCCGGTTCATTCGTTACTCAAGCAACAAAT GGCAATTTCGTTGAGACCGTCCCCGATCCAAGTTTTGGAACGCAAGCAAACAACTTTTCGGAGAACGAATTCAGTGATGACGAGATCGGTCTACCGAAAAGATCGAagcaaaggaaaaaaattaatatttcag ATGATGAAGAACAGGACAACGAAGACACAAATATTCGTGAAAACGATGACGCTTCTGAAGATGACGACAATCACGAAAGCAATGCTGAGACTGACAATTTATCCGAAGATGAAGAAGCTGTAGAGAAAATCGTCGAGTATGATTccgaagaaaatgaaattgag GTTCCCGTTGtgcaaaagaagaaaatctccgactttttcgaaaatgaagccGAGCTTTCCGAATCAGAATGGGGCAGTGCCGATGAGGACGAACGTAACCTTGACAAATTTGAAATGGAACTGGGTGACGAAGATgagttcgatcaaaatcaattgATGTCGGAATTGGATAGAATTCACAG GCGACGCATGCTCGATCAAGATGCCCGAGAAGTGAAAATTATCAAGGACACACATTTCGAGGATGAAGAAGAAAGTGGTCTGGGTAGACAGCGTCAGTATCGGTGGAAGCACATGGAAAATTCGCTGAATTTGGACGAAAATCAACGGAACGGCGATGtggatggaaatgaaaatgcgAAAAGTGACGATGAAACGGAAGAAACATGGCGTCGCATGAGGCACGAGCGGAATAATATTTTGCAGGAAACGAAAGCCCAGAACGAGACAATCAACGACAGTAAATTGGTATTGACCACGAAGACAAAGAAACGAATTTCCATCGTTAAGACCACAGCCAATTTGAATACGTCGGCGACGAAGGATCTATCATTTCTAATCAGTAAAATGAAGGAG GAACAAACACATCGCAGTTCGTTGCTGATACGGGATGAGCAAACGTTAGCCAATTTGGCCAAAATGTCAACCGAAGATGGCGGTATACCCAGCGTGAATACGAATTCGAAGAACTTTTTGTTCAACGTGATTTCGACAGACGATGACAAG CCGCTAGGTAAACGGAAACTGGACGACGATGGTACCGATGGTGATAGCAAAAATCGCAAGACTACGAAaaagatgaagaaaagtacGTTGTCTGTGCTAGACAAATTGATGTAA